One region of Agrobacterium tumefaciens genomic DNA includes:
- a CDS encoding DoxX family protein, translating into MAQFDNNRQRLFVPAVAPLYNSTHDLVETVLRVVAGLLLVTHGFGKIANPFGAVGMVESLGFYPGVFWSPLLAATEFFGGILVAIGLFTRPASFAAMIVLLVTVYFHGIVKAEGLGGAEKSVLWAAIFLFFAVRGGNRHSVDAKLSREF; encoded by the coding sequence ATGGCCCAGTTCGACAATAATCGTCAGCGTCTTTTCGTTCCGGCGGTCGCACCTCTTTATAATTCGACACATGATCTGGTGGAGACCGTTCTGCGCGTCGTGGCCGGGCTTCTTCTTGTCACCCACGGCTTCGGCAAGATCGCCAATCCGTTCGGGGCTGTCGGCATGGTGGAGAGCCTCGGCTTTTATCCGGGTGTATTCTGGTCACCTCTCCTGGCCGCCACCGAATTTTTCGGTGGAATTCTCGTGGCCATTGGGCTGTTCACGCGGCCGGCATCCTTTGCCGCAATGATCGTGCTTTTAGTAACGGTCTATTTTCACGGTATCGTAAAGGCGGAAGGTCTGGGTGGCGCGGAAAAATCAGTTCTCTGGGCAGCCATTTTCCTGTTCTTCGCTGTCCGCGGCGGCAACCGGCATTCCGTCGACGCGAAGCTGTCGCGGGAATTTTAA
- a CDS encoding A24 family peptidase: MVIAAIFLIVPLCLAFAALNDLFSMTIPNRIPLLLLLSFAVVAPFSGMDWQTYVMSLVAGIVVLFSCFALFATNVMGGGDAKLLTAAAVWYGFNISLIEFLLSVTFIGGVLTLGILLLRSRSQEIMAAGIPIPDSLLVAKKIPYGIGIAIAGLLTYGETPIVKAAIASLS, encoded by the coding sequence ATGGTAATAGCTGCAATTTTCCTGATCGTACCCCTTTGTCTCGCCTTTGCCGCTCTCAACGATCTTTTCAGTATGACTATCCCCAACAGGATACCGCTTCTACTGCTCCTATCCTTTGCTGTGGTTGCCCCCTTTTCCGGCATGGACTGGCAGACTTATGTAATGAGCCTTGTTGCGGGTATTGTTGTATTGTTTTCTTGCTTTGCGCTATTCGCTACCAATGTCATGGGTGGAGGAGACGCAAAGTTATTGACTGCTGCAGCGGTCTGGTACGGCTTCAACATCTCCCTTATAGAATTTCTACTTTCGGTCACCTTCATCGGCGGTGTTCTAACGCTTGGAATCCTGCTTCTGCGATCGCGCTCGCAGGAAATCATGGCGGCCGGCATTCCCATTCCGGATTCCCTGCTGGTTGCGAAGAAAATCCCCTATGGCATAGGCATCGCCATTGCCGGGCTTTTGACCTATGGCGAAACACCAATTGTGAAAGCCGCCATCGCAAGTCTTTCCTGA
- a CDS encoding glycoside hydrolase family 25 protein codes for MRSSAVPALLFGCLLLGGCTSSSGPESLMAGLPSKETTSSVTPSAPVPQASVGSQPITAQPRQEVLAWGGPVPEEPKAFSAVTPRAPVPQNALETRLPSPSQAGMVRPAERPMERPVQLAMAAAPAASAGAQIRSRIFRSSFSDAKPINFGRVQPRHFQVHGVDVSRWQANIDWPQLRTRGANFAFIKATDGGDHLDPMFRTNWQRAKEAGIRRGAYHFFYWCRSAGEQADWFMRNVPRDPDALPPVIDVEYNGESSCKMRHSRERILEKMRVFMDKLERHYGQRPIIYTAPDFYKDNLTGEFQDYPFWLRAVAQHPSVVYPGRKWLFWQYSGSGLSHGVDGRIDLNVFNGSEDAWHRWVDRRSS; via the coding sequence ATGCGTTCATCGGCTGTGCCAGCACTTCTCTTCGGTTGCCTTCTGCTTGGTGGCTGTACGTCCAGTTCCGGGCCGGAAAGCCTGATGGCCGGCCTGCCGTCGAAGGAAACCACGAGCTCGGTTACGCCATCCGCGCCGGTGCCGCAGGCAAGCGTGGGCAGCCAACCCATCACGGCCCAGCCGCGACAGGAAGTTCTGGCATGGGGCGGGCCGGTGCCCGAAGAGCCAAAGGCCTTTTCAGCCGTTACCCCACGAGCGCCCGTGCCGCAGAACGCGCTTGAAACCCGTTTGCCGTCACCGTCACAGGCTGGAATGGTACGACCGGCAGAGCGTCCGATGGAGCGTCCGGTACAATTGGCCATGGCTGCAGCCCCGGCGGCCAGTGCCGGTGCGCAGATCCGTTCGCGCATTTTCCGCTCCAGCTTCAGCGATGCCAAACCCATCAATTTCGGCAGGGTCCAGCCGCGCCATTTTCAGGTCCACGGGGTGGATGTCTCGCGCTGGCAGGCCAATATAGACTGGCCGCAGCTGCGCACACGCGGCGCCAACTTCGCCTTCATCAAGGCGACGGATGGCGGCGATCATCTTGACCCGATGTTCCGCACCAACTGGCAGCGTGCAAAGGAAGCGGGCATCCGTCGTGGCGCCTACCATTTCTTCTACTGGTGCCGGTCGGCCGGCGAGCAGGCGGATTGGTTCATGCGCAACGTACCGCGCGATCCGGATGCGCTGCCGCCGGTGATCGACGTGGAATATAACGGCGAATCGAGCTGCAAGATGCGCCATTCCCGTGAGCGTATTCTGGAAAAGATGCGCGTGTTCATGGATAAGCTGGAGCGCCATTACGGCCAGCGTCCGATTATCTATACGGCGCCCGATTTTTATAAGGACAATCTGACCGGCGAGTTCCAGGACTATCCCTTCTGGCTGCGCGCCGTTGCCCAGCATCCGTCCGTGGTCTATCCCGGCCGCAAGTGGTTGTTCTGGCAATATTCCGGCTCCGGCCTGTCGCATGGTGTCGATGGACGCATCGATCTCAATGTCTTCAACGGCAGCGAGGATGCCTGGCATCGCTGGGTAGACCGCCGCTCGAGTTGA
- a CDS encoding type II and III secretion system protein family protein, with amino-acid sequence MTGGSMAKRIKQHLRSSMAGSLAFCLAFSGIPGQHSPAFLRISEAEAQSASIVRITESGSGIRKRLKLGLNKALVIDLPEDAHDILVADPSLADAVTRTSKRIYLFGKTVGQTNIFIFGDGGREIVSLDLEVERDISGLEANIRRFIPESDIKVEIVSDNIVLTGSVRTPQDSARAVQLAEAFLKGGEATTRNISLTGGDNGGDAAIFAENRQTSQIVNMLTIEGEDQVTLKVTVAEVSRQVLKQLGFNGSISSSTSNNGFEFSNPSNLGNAISGASRIASGAIGSGSLNFASYLNAMEQAGVVRTLAEPSLTAISGEQAKFYVGGDFRLPAEQEVTIDKETGQPTITRTTNTVDYGITLNFRPVVLSPGRISLKIETNVSEPTYEGNVVTGNAGRTIPGSTYMSIRKRETSTTVELPSGGSIVIAGLVQDNIRQAMSGLPGISKVPIFGTLFRSKDFIRNETELVIIATPYLVRPVARNQIARPDDNFNPENDAAMYFMNRVNKVYGRKDQVQAAPYQGSVGFIYK; translated from the coding sequence ATGACCGGGGGTTCCATGGCAAAGCGCATTAAACAACACCTGCGTTCCTCGATGGCGGGCAGCCTTGCATTTTGCCTGGCTTTTTCAGGTATTCCGGGTCAGCACTCACCCGCGTTTTTGCGTATCAGCGAAGCCGAGGCTCAAAGCGCGAGCATCGTGCGGATCACCGAAAGCGGTAGTGGCATTCGCAAGCGCCTGAAGCTCGGTCTCAACAAGGCACTGGTCATCGATCTGCCGGAGGATGCCCATGACATTCTTGTCGCCGATCCGAGCCTTGCCGATGCCGTAACCCGTACGTCCAAGCGCATCTACCTGTTCGGAAAAACGGTGGGCCAGACCAATATCTTCATTTTCGGAGATGGTGGGCGCGAAATCGTCAGTCTTGATCTTGAGGTCGAGCGCGATATCTCCGGGCTTGAGGCCAATATCCGCCGTTTCATTCCCGAATCGGACATCAAGGTAGAGATCGTTTCGGACAACATCGTTCTCACTGGGTCAGTGCGCACACCTCAGGATTCGGCACGCGCTGTCCAGCTTGCCGAAGCATTTCTGAAAGGCGGCGAAGCCACCACCCGCAACATATCGCTGACGGGCGGTGACAATGGCGGTGACGCGGCTATATTTGCCGAAAACCGCCAGACATCGCAGATCGTCAATATGCTGACGATTGAGGGCGAAGATCAGGTGACGCTGAAAGTCACCGTTGCTGAAGTTAGCCGGCAGGTGCTGAAACAGCTTGGCTTCAATGGTTCCATCAGCAGCTCGACAAGCAATAACGGTTTCGAATTTTCAAATCCGTCCAATCTCGGAAATGCAATTAGCGGTGCGTCGCGAATAGCCAGTGGCGCGATTGGCTCCGGCTCGCTCAACTTTGCTTCCTATCTCAACGCCATGGAACAGGCGGGTGTCGTGCGCACTCTGGCCGAACCAAGTCTTACCGCCATCTCCGGCGAACAGGCCAAGTTCTACGTGGGGGGCGATTTCCGTCTGCCTGCAGAGCAGGAAGTTACCATCGACAAGGAAACGGGCCAGCCAACCATAACGCGTACCACCAACACGGTCGACTACGGCATCACGTTGAACTTCAGGCCCGTCGTGCTTTCACCGGGACGGATCAGCCTTAAAATCGAGACCAATGTTTCCGAGCCGACATATGAAGGCAACGTTGTAACCGGAAATGCGGGCCGCACGATCCCAGGCTCCACCTACATGTCGATCCGCAAACGTGAAACCTCGACAACAGTCGAACTTCCATCCGGCGGCTCGATTGTGATCGCAGGTCTGGTCCAGGACAATATTCGCCAGGCCATGTCTGGACTTCCCGGCATTTCCAAAGTCCCGATCTTCGGCACGCTTTTCCGCAGCAAGGATTTCATCCGCAACGAGACAGAGCTTGTCATCATAGCAACGCCCTATCTGGTACGTCCTGTTGCGCGCAACCAGATCGCCCGGCCGGATGACAACTTCAACCCGGAAAACGATGCCGCCATGTATTTCATGAACCGTGTCAACAAGGTCTATGGCCGCAAGGACCAGGTTCAGGCGGCTCCGTATCAGGGATCAGTGGGGTTCATCTACAAATGA
- a CDS encoding AAA family ATPase, whose protein sequence is MSAVEYDIKSSGDAEAEQPALRASDMDRLRPLPRISVHAFCVSENMQRVIDALSSDRRMSKVTLRVTKGDINAAATMFSASPTPNLIVLETASSPASLLDDLAPLAEVCDPTTRVIIVGRHNDITLYRDLIRNGISEYLVAPINMADLLASIATIFVDPEAEPLGRNIAFIGAKGGVGSSTIAHNCAFGISTLFSTETILADMDLAYGTANIDFDQDPAQGMAEAVFSPERLDEVFLDRLLTKCSDHLSLLAAPSLLDRTYDFDRQAFLPILEVLQRSAPVAVLDLPHQWCDWTRAVLAEADEVVITAVPDLANLRNTKNLFDALIKLRPNDKLPHLVLNQVGMPKRPEIAPADFLDPLEIEPVAIIPFDTQLFGNAANSGRMISEMDEKSQIAETFSQIAHTITGRTILRKNKRGGLDKLKNILKRK, encoded by the coding sequence ATGAGCGCTGTAGAATACGATATCAAGTCAAGCGGCGACGCGGAAGCCGAACAGCCGGCGCTGCGTGCCTCGGATATGGATCGCCTGCGGCCCCTGCCCCGCATATCCGTCCATGCCTTCTGCGTCAGCGAAAACATGCAGCGCGTGATAGATGCCTTATCCAGTGACAGGCGGATGAGCAAGGTCACCCTGCGGGTAACCAAGGGCGACATCAACGCGGCGGCGACGATGTTTTCCGCTTCACCCACGCCCAATCTCATCGTTCTCGAAACAGCAAGCTCACCGGCTTCGCTGCTGGATGATCTCGCTCCTCTGGCAGAGGTCTGCGACCCCACCACCCGTGTCATCATCGTTGGCCGGCACAACGACATAACGCTTTATCGCGATCTCATCCGCAACGGCATTTCCGAATATCTCGTCGCACCGATCAACATGGCCGATCTATTGGCCTCGATCGCGACGATCTTCGTTGATCCGGAAGCGGAGCCGCTCGGTCGCAACATCGCCTTCATCGGCGCCAAAGGCGGGGTGGGCTCGTCGACGATCGCGCATAATTGCGCCTTCGGCATCTCCACCCTCTTCTCCACCGAAACCATTCTGGCGGATATGGATCTTGCCTATGGCACGGCCAACATCGATTTCGATCAGGATCCCGCTCAAGGCATGGCGGAAGCGGTGTTTTCGCCGGAGCGGCTGGACGAGGTGTTCCTCGACCGTCTGCTGACGAAATGTTCCGACCACCTCTCACTTTTGGCCGCACCCTCTCTCCTCGACAGGACCTATGATTTCGATCGTCAGGCGTTTCTGCCGATTCTTGAGGTTCTGCAGCGCAGTGCGCCCGTCGCCGTTCTCGACCTTCCCCATCAATGGTGTGACTGGACGCGGGCGGTGCTTGCGGAAGCCGACGAGGTGGTCATTACGGCGGTTCCGGATCTCGCAAACCTGCGTAATACGAAGAACCTGTTCGACGCGCTGATAAAACTGAGACCCAACGACAAGTTACCGCATCTCGTTCTCAATCAGGTCGGCATGCCGAAACGCCCGGAGATCGCCCCTGCGGATTTTCTCGACCCACTGGAAATCGAGCCGGTCGCCATCATTCCGTTCGACACCCAGCTGTTCGGAAATGCAGCCAACAGCGGACGCATGATCAGCGAGATGGACGAAAAATCCCAGATCGCGGAAACGTTCTCGCAAATTGCCCATACCATTACAGGCCGTACCATTCTGCGCAAAAACAAGCGCGGCGGTCTGGACAAGCTCAAGAATATTCTCAAGCGCAAATAG
- a CDS encoding pilus assembly protein N-terminal domain-containing protein → MVGLSVILSGSLQPVFAQEDILRVSMNHARVLRLDRPVSKVIVGNSKVADATVADATTIVLTGRSFGTTNLVLLDAEGNPIVDERILVSIDEGNTVRVFRQTERTVLSCTPNCEQHSQNSGDKDAQP, encoded by the coding sequence GTGGTCGGCTTGTCCGTCATCCTATCGGGTTCGTTACAGCCTGTTTTTGCTCAGGAAGACATATTGCGCGTTTCGATGAACCACGCCCGTGTCCTTCGCCTCGACCGCCCCGTGAGTAAGGTTATTGTCGGCAACTCGAAAGTCGCCGATGCGACGGTTGCCGATGCCACCACGATCGTGTTGACCGGGCGCAGTTTCGGCACGACGAATCTTGTTCTTCTCGATGCCGAGGGCAATCCAATCGTCGATGAGCGCATTCTCGTCTCCATCGATGAGGGCAATACGGTTCGCGTTTTTCGACAGACGGAACGGACCGTGCTTTCCTGTACGCCGAATTGCGAACAGCATTCGCAAAACAGTGGCGACAAAGACGCCCAGCCTTAA
- the cpaB gene encoding Flp pilus assembly protein CpaB — translation MKPSRIVILSVALVAAGLAGIVAMQISGAKQVIEKAETIIEKEPTVNVLVSSVNLPVGSRLNDSSVHWTPWPTGNVIDSFITEAKNPNAITELSGAVVRLPLFQGEPVRPEKVVDSSTRIMSSLLPAGKRAVATEISVSTGAGGFVLPNDRVDVIMVRKGDSGHFLTENVLNNVRVLAIDQQIKEGEDGTSAVVGATATLELTPEQAKIITVAQQMADRLTLALRSVADAQENDTLSAGYLLNGGSGQPEIQVIKSGSIVKAGQGASQ, via the coding sequence ATGAAACCGTCGCGTATCGTCATTCTGTCCGTTGCCCTGGTCGCCGCCGGTCTTGCCGGCATCGTTGCCATGCAGATTTCCGGCGCGAAGCAGGTCATCGAAAAAGCGGAAACGATCATAGAGAAGGAACCGACGGTTAACGTTCTCGTTTCCTCGGTCAACCTACCCGTTGGCAGCCGCCTGAACGATAGTTCGGTACACTGGACGCCCTGGCCCACTGGTAACGTCATCGACAGCTTCATAACGGAAGCGAAAAACCCGAACGCCATAACCGAACTATCCGGCGCTGTCGTGCGGCTGCCTTTGTTTCAGGGCGAGCCGGTACGGCCTGAAAAAGTGGTAGATTCCAGCACCCGCATCATGTCCTCGCTTTTGCCAGCCGGCAAACGCGCCGTCGCCACGGAAATTTCCGTCTCGACAGGTGCTGGCGGTTTCGTGCTGCCGAATGACCGAGTCGATGTCATCATGGTCCGCAAGGGCGATTCAGGTCATTTTTTAACTGAAAATGTTTTGAACAATGTCCGTGTTCTGGCGATCGACCAGCAGATCAAGGAAGGCGAGGACGGCACCTCAGCCGTCGTGGGCGCAACCGCAACGCTCGAACTCACGCCCGAACAGGCCAAAATCATCACCGTGGCGCAACAGATGGCGGATCGCCTTACGCTGGCTTTGCGCTCAGTCGCCGATGCGCAGGAAAACGACACGCTTTCAGCAGGTTACCTTCTCAACGGCGGCTCCGGGCAGCCGGAGATTCAGGTGATCAAATCCGGTTCGATCGTCAAAGCCGGACAGGGAGCATCGCAATGA
- a CDS encoding CpaF family protein — protein MFGKRGPEGPARTIKPDFVAPAIQQVKATPEPRSLAIDTLEPGQSPATRQAQSPMQSPQKKRARTEDYYNTKGQVFSALIDTIDLSQLAKLDAESAREEIRDIVNDIITIKNFAMSIAEQEELLEDICNDVLGYGPLEPLLARDDIADIMVNGSGQTFIEVGGKTIESDIRFRDNGQLLSICQRIVSQVGRRVDESSPICDARLPDGSRVNVIAPPLAIDGPALTIRKFKKDKLTLDQLVRFGAITPEGATLLKIIGRVRCNVVISGGTGSGKTTLLNCLTSFIDKDERVITCEDTAELQLQQPHVVRLETRPPNIEGEGEITMRDLIKNCLRMRPERIIVGEVRGPEVFDLLQAMNTGHDGSMGTLHANTPRECLSRIESMIAMGGFTLPAKTVREIISGSIDIVIQAQRLRDGSRRITQITEVIGMEGDVIVTQDLMRYEIDGEDAHGKLIGKHVSTGISKPHFWDRARYYGEEKRLATALDEMEKTS, from the coding sequence ATGTTCGGAAAACGCGGGCCAGAAGGCCCAGCCAGAACCATAAAGCCGGATTTTGTCGCGCCTGCCATACAGCAGGTGAAGGCAACACCTGAGCCGCGATCTCTGGCGATCGACACTTTGGAGCCCGGCCAATCGCCTGCAACGCGGCAGGCACAATCTCCCATGCAATCGCCGCAGAAAAAGCGTGCCCGCACGGAAGATTATTACAATACCAAGGGCCAGGTCTTTTCCGCGCTCATCGATACGATCGACCTTTCGCAGCTCGCCAAGCTCGACGCGGAGAGCGCACGCGAGGAAATCCGTGATATCGTCAACGATATCATAACGATCAAGAATTTCGCCATGTCCATCGCCGAGCAGGAAGAGCTGCTCGAAGACATTTGCAACGACGTTCTTGGTTATGGGCCGCTGGAGCCGCTTCTCGCACGCGATGATATTGCCGATATCATGGTCAACGGTTCCGGCCAGACCTTCATCGAAGTCGGCGGCAAGACCATCGAATCCGACATTCGGTTCCGTGACAATGGTCAATTGCTTTCCATCTGCCAGCGCATCGTCAGCCAGGTGGGCCGACGCGTGGACGAATCGAGCCCGATATGCGACGCCCGCTTACCCGATGGATCGCGTGTCAACGTCATCGCACCACCGCTCGCCATCGATGGTCCGGCGCTTACGATCCGAAAATTCAAGAAGGACAAGCTCACGCTAGACCAGCTGGTGCGTTTCGGCGCGATCACGCCTGAAGGCGCGACCCTGCTCAAGATCATCGGCCGCGTCCGCTGTAATGTCGTCATCTCTGGTGGTACCGGCTCGGGCAAGACCACGCTTCTCAATTGCCTGACGAGCTTCATCGACAAGGATGAACGCGTCATCACCTGTGAGGACACCGCCGAACTGCAACTGCAGCAACCGCATGTGGTGAGGCTGGAAACGCGCCCGCCGAATATCGAAGGTGAAGGTGAGATCACCATGCGTGATCTGATCAAGAACTGCCTTCGTATGCGGCCTGAACGTATCATCGTCGGCGAAGTGCGTGGACCGGAGGTTTTCGACCTTCTTCAGGCGATGAACACCGGCCATGACGGATCGATGGGAACGCTCCACGCCAATACGCCGCGGGAATGCCTCAGCCGTATCGAATCGATGATCGCCATGGGCGGGTTTACCCTGCCGGCAAAGACGGTACGCGAAATCATCTCGGGCTCTATCGATATCGTCATTCAGGCCCAGCGCCTTCGCGACGGCTCACGCCGGATAACGCAGATCACCGAAGTGATCGGCATGGAAGGCGACGTCATCGTGACCCAGGATCTGATGCGATACGAAATCGACGGCGAAGACGCGCATGGCAAGCTGATCGGCAAGCACGTCTCCACGGGCATCAGCAAACCCCATTTCTGGGATCGCGCGCGCTATTATGGCGAGGAAAAACGCCTGGCCACCGCGCTCGACGAGATGGAAAAGACATCCTAG
- a CDS encoding SelT/SelW/SelH family protein, with the protein MAETKPRITIRYCTQCNWLLRAGWMAQEILQTFASDIGEVSLIPSTGGLFEITVDGETIWERKRDGGFPGPKELKQRIRDVIDPERDLGHVDRTKHEGLDN; encoded by the coding sequence ATGGCCGAGACCAAGCCCCGCATAACCATCCGCTACTGCACACAATGCAACTGGCTGCTTCGTGCGGGATGGATGGCGCAGGAGATTTTGCAAACCTTCGCTTCTGACATCGGCGAAGTCAGCCTCATTCCCTCAACGGGTGGCCTGTTCGAGATCACCGTTGATGGTGAAACCATATGGGAGCGCAAGCGCGATGGCGGTTTCCCCGGTCCAAAAGAGCTCAAACAGAGAATCCGCGATGTCATCGACCCGGAACGGGACCTAGGTCACGTCGACAGGACGAAGCATGAAGGGCTCGACAATTGA
- a CDS encoding Flp family type IVb pilin: MTKIFARFLKDESGATAIEYGLIAALISVAIIGGATTVGTKLNTVFSNLGTRIGNNTPSATN; the protein is encoded by the coding sequence ATGACCAAGATTTTCGCTCGCTTCCTGAAAGATGAGTCCGGCGCAACGGCAATTGAATACGGCCTGATTGCTGCGCTTATTTCTGTTGCCATCATCGGCGGCGCCACGACGGTGGGCACGAAGCTCAATACCGTGTTCTCCAACCTTGGCACCAGAATTGGCAACAATACACCTTCCGCCACGAACTAA
- a CDS encoding CpaD family pilus assembly protein: MQENPSSFSSSLPGRRAGLVAMVTVTLAAGLLQGCARDPMTTNAIPDDYRTRHPITLSEAEHSLDIPVSAGDSRLTTAMADNVRGFAQNYASMSTGIVNIQMPSGSANSAAASKMARQIRSALSGAGVPSGKIMETRYAASPNGDAAPIRLSYVAVTAMTGQCGQWPEDLSDNTFANKNWYNFGCASQSNLAAQVANPMDLVGPRGMSPIDAERRAVVIDAYRSGKNTATPN; encoded by the coding sequence ATGCAGGAAAACCCTTCTTCCTTTTCCTCAAGCCTGCCGGGCAGACGGGCAGGTCTCGTCGCCATGGTGACGGTGACGCTTGCCGCCGGCCTGTTGCAGGGTTGCGCACGCGACCCGATGACGACCAACGCCATTCCTGACGACTACCGCACGCGCCATCCGATCACCCTGTCGGAAGCCGAGCATTCGCTGGATATTCCGGTGTCAGCAGGCGATAGCCGGCTGACCACGGCAATGGCGGATAATGTCCGTGGTTTCGCCCAGAATTACGCCTCGATGTCGACGGGAATCGTCAATATCCAGATGCCATCGGGATCAGCCAACTCGGCAGCGGCTTCAAAAATGGCGAGACAAATCCGCTCAGCGCTTTCCGGCGCTGGTGTGCCCTCTGGCAAGATCATGGAAACACGTTACGCTGCATCCCCGAATGGCGACGCTGCCCCCATCCGCCTGAGCTATGTGGCCGTTACCGCCATGACCGGGCAATGCGGCCAATGGCCCGAAGACCTTTCCGACAATACCTTTGCCAACAAGAACTGGTACAATTTCGGATGTGCCTCCCAGAGCAATCTCGCGGCACAGGTTGCCAACCCCATGGATCTGGTTGGCCCGCGTGGCATGAGTCCGATCGACGCGGAGCGCCGAGCAGTGGTGATTGACGCCTATCGCAGCGGCAAAAACACGGCGACGCCAAATTGA
- a CDS encoding type 1 glutamine amidotransferase → MRVAIIENMAGTPHGQIGVALEEAGADVHVIRAYAGEPLPLDAAAHDALVVLGGEQNALDDVLYPYLPDLALLMKAFGDADKAVMGVCLGSQLLARAYGGENILAGPPEFGWEDVSLTEEGVSDPLLAGLDKTFPIFQWHCDTFTLPPEATRLATNGATRNQAFRVGRAAYGTQFHFEASTAVVDGWCEAFPASVEKMAPGWMNNYHDHRGGRADVADATGLEIARAWVRLV, encoded by the coding sequence ATGCGCGTTGCAATTATCGAAAACATGGCGGGCACGCCGCATGGACAGATCGGCGTCGCTCTGGAAGAGGCAGGGGCTGACGTGCATGTCATCCGCGCCTATGCGGGTGAGCCTCTTCCTCTCGATGCAGCTGCACACGATGCGCTCGTCGTTTTGGGCGGGGAGCAGAACGCTCTTGACGACGTGCTTTATCCCTATCTTCCAGACCTCGCACTTTTGATGAAAGCGTTTGGCGATGCGGACAAGGCCGTGATGGGCGTCTGTCTCGGCAGCCAGTTGCTGGCGCGCGCCTATGGCGGAGAGAATATTCTGGCCGGCCCGCCCGAATTCGGCTGGGAAGACGTATCCCTCACGGAAGAGGGCGTGTCCGATCCGCTCTTGGCGGGGCTCGACAAGACATTTCCCATTTTTCAGTGGCATTGCGACACATTCACGCTTCCGCCCGAGGCAACGAGACTTGCGACCAATGGTGCAACGCGAAATCAGGCTTTTCGCGTTGGCCGCGCTGCCTATGGCACGCAATTTCATTTTGAGGCATCCACGGCCGTGGTAGACGGATGGTGTGAGGCATTCCCGGCTTCCGTCGAAAAAATGGCGCCCGGCTGGATGAACAATTACCACGATCACCGTGGCGGGCGTGCAGATGTGGCCGATGCGACCGGTCTGGAAATTGCCCGTGCCTGGGTACGGCTTGTCTGA
- a CDS encoding YegP family protein, which yields MYKFEIYQDRAGVYRFRFKASNGETMFSSEGYKAKASAIHAIESIKKNSPGADTVDLSTMTA from the coding sequence ATGTATAAATTCGAAATCTATCAGGACAGGGCCGGGGTATATCGCTTCCGCTTCAAAGCATCCAACGGGGAAACGATGTTTTCCTCCGAAGGATACAAGGCCAAGGCATCGGCCATCCACGCCATCGAATCGATCAAGAAAAATTCCCCCGGCGCCGATACGGTCGATCTGAGCACGATGACCGCCTGA